CTTTTGTGAGTAAATTGGTGATTGTAGCAAGCGGTGGGGAACGGCATTTTCGGATATGACTGACAAAACCACGAAACCCCGCGGCACATGATGAAAGGACCTAAATAATTATGGCCATCAATCCTCCTATCGACGCCACCAAGACACCGGAATGGGCGGCGCTGCAAAAGCATTTTGACGAACTGAATAGCGAAGGCATCGACCTCAAGAAGTGGTTCGCCGAAGAACCCAACCGCGTGGAGGCGCTGAGCTTCGAGGCCGGCGACCTGCACTTCGACCTCTCCAAGGACCTCATCAAGCCCGAGACCCTGCAGCTCTTTGCGGATCTCGCCAAGGCCGTGCACCTTGAGGACCGCCGTAAGGCCATGTACTCCGGCGTGCATATCAACAACACCGAGGACCGCGCCGTGCTGCACACTGCGCTGCGTCGTCCGGCAAGCGACGAGGGCAAGTATATCGTCGACGGCCAAGATGTTGTCAAGGACGTGCATGAGGTGCTCGACAAGATCTACGCGTTCGCCGACAAGGTGCGTGGGGGCGTTTGGCGCGGCGTGACCGGCAAGAAGATCGAGACGGTAGTCAACATCGGCATCGGCGGCTCCGACCTCGGCCCGGTCATGGTTTACGAGGCGTTGAAGCCTTACGCAGACGCCGGCATTTCCGCCCGCTACGTCTCCAACATCGACCCCAACGACATCACCGAAAAGACGAAGGACCTCGACCCCGAGACCACGATGTTCATCGTCGTCTCCAAGACCTTCACCACCCTCGAGACGCTCACCAACGCCCGCGAGGCCCGCACCTGGCTCTTGAACGGACTCAAGGCCTCCGGCGCCATCGACGGATCGGACGCCAAGCGCGCCGAAGCTATCCGCAAGCACTTCATCGCCGTCTCCACCAACCTGAAGGGCGTGGAGGAATTCGGCATCGACCCGACCAACGCCTTCGGCTTCTGGAACTGGGTCGGCGGCCGCTATTCCGTGGATTCCGCGGTCGGCACCTCCATCGCCATCGTCTGCGGCCCGAAGCGCTTCGAGCAGTTCCTCGCCGGCTTCCACGAGATGGACGAGTACTTCGCCAACACCCCGATCGAGAAGAACGTCATCGCGCTGATGGGCATGTTGAACGTCTGGTACCGCAACTTCTTCCACGCGGCCACCCACGCCGTGCTGCCGTACGACCAGTACCTGCACCGCTTCCCGGCCTATCTGCAGCAGCTGACGATGGAATCCAACGGCAAGTCCGTGCGCTGGGACGGCAGCCCGGTGACCTGCGACACCGGTGAGGTCTTCTGGGGCGAGCCCGGCACCAACGGCCAGCACGCCTTCTACCAGCTGATCCACCAGGGCACACAGCTGATCCCCGCCGACTTCATCGCCTTCGCCAACACCCCGAACCCGGCCAAGGACGGCGATCAGGACGTGCACGAGCTCTTCCTGGGCAACTACCTGGCGCAGACCAAGGCGCTCGCGTTCGGCAAGACCGCCGACGAGGTGCGCGCCGAGGGTACGCCCGAGTCCATCGTGCCGGCCCGCGTTTTCAGCGGCAACCGCCCGACCACCTCGATCTTCGGCGACGCGCTGACCCCGTTCTCGCTGGGCGAGCTGATCGCGCTCTACGAGCACATCACCTTCACCGAGGGCACGGTCTGGGGCATCGACTCCTTCGACCAGTGGGGCGTCGAGCTCGGCAAGCAGCTCGCCCGCCAGATCACCCCGGCGATCTCGCAGGATGACGAAGCGCTGGCGGCTCAGGACGCCTCCACGCAAAGCCTCATCCGCTTCTACCGCGCGCATCGCAAGTAGTCAAAAGCGTTGAGGCATTGTGCCTTCTTCCGACTTGATGCTTGGATGAGGGTAGCAATGCGGGCAAAGTGCTCAGTCACCATACTCGGGTGACTGAGCACTTTTGCATTTCTGAGCGTATGATGCGTTGAAAAGCAGAAAAGTGAGGCCAATAATCAGCTTTTGAACGCGGTGCCAAACTTTGACGCGTTGAAAAGCAGAAAAATGGGGCCAATAATCTGCTTTTCAACGCAGTAGCTAGCGTCGATGCGTTCAAAAGCACGAAAAGCCCCCGAAAACGTGCTTTTCATCGAAACCTACTGGGTGTGCTACCGACTAGCGATGCAAAACGTACGTCGCAACCTATTTGATGGTGTATATCAGCGTGTAAAGACTCTTCATTTCCTCGCTCGGCTTCGCGTCATCCAATTCCTTGTAGACAGGGTTGCTGTCCCCGTATTCTTTGGTCTCGTAGAGGTAAGTCCTGATTTTGTCTTCTATGGCCCAGTATTTCTGTGCTTTGTCGAGATCGTTCAGGATCTCGTCCCGTGAGCCGAGAGACTTGACCCTTTCCAGTTGCTTTTGCGCCTTGCCCATGCGTTTGAGGCACGCGTTCGCGTAGGCTTTGATGAACAGGTCTTTGGACTGGGTGACGCCCTGCGCGGAGGCTTCGCAGTTGGTGATGATCGTCTGTATGGTATTGACGGAATCGGGGTCATCGCTGAGATTTGTGTATTTTTGCGCGTCCTCTTGGCAGGTTTTGATGGTGGCAGTGTAGCCGACCACCGAATCGCTGAAGTTGTTGAGAACCTTGACGTACTTCTTGTTTTTGGCTTGATATGCCTGGTAAGCCTTGCGGATATTGCCGTAATCGCTATAGGCTTGCGTTTTGGCGAACTTGTCTCCAGAATTGGCCACCGTAGCCGTGGCGACCTTGAGGTCGTCGAGATCGTCCTGCTCGATGGTGTCGGCTGGACCGTTCATGCCGCTGCTTTGGGTGATGATATACAGCGCATGGCTGAGCTGGTCGTGCGGCTTCTGGATATCTGCGGTGAACGTGT
The window above is part of the Bifidobacterium sp. ESL0704 genome. Proteins encoded here:
- the pgi gene encoding glucose-6-phosphate isomerase; its protein translation is MAINPPIDATKTPEWAALQKHFDELNSEGIDLKKWFAEEPNRVEALSFEAGDLHFDLSKDLIKPETLQLFADLAKAVHLEDRRKAMYSGVHINNTEDRAVLHTALRRPASDEGKYIVDGQDVVKDVHEVLDKIYAFADKVRGGVWRGVTGKKIETVVNIGIGGSDLGPVMVYEALKPYADAGISARYVSNIDPNDITEKTKDLDPETTMFIVVSKTFTTLETLTNAREARTWLLNGLKASGAIDGSDAKRAEAIRKHFIAVSTNLKGVEEFGIDPTNAFGFWNWVGGRYSVDSAVGTSIAIVCGPKRFEQFLAGFHEMDEYFANTPIEKNVIALMGMLNVWYRNFFHAATHAVLPYDQYLHRFPAYLQQLTMESNGKSVRWDGSPVTCDTGEVFWGEPGTNGQHAFYQLIHQGTQLIPADFIAFANTPNPAKDGDQDVHELFLGNYLAQTKALAFGKTADEVRAEGTPESIVPARVFSGNRPTTSIFGDALTPFSLGELIALYEHITFTEGTVWGIDSFDQWGVELGKQLARQITPAISQDDEALAAQDASTQSLIRFYRAHRK